In one Thermodesulfobacteriota bacterium genomic region, the following are encoded:
- the fliG gene encoding flagellar motor switch protein FliG, protein MPKKEASGLSGPEKAAIFLLTLGEDFATEVFKRLDDDEIKTVGRQMAKMEQVKKEDISALLSEFRMEDGDHDIYLSGDDLLETALKKARDGERAGAILDEIRSDWKLTLFQKARKLESKVLVNFLRNEHPQTVALVMAVLDHAQAASILAELPENLQVEVVMRLAELDKVSPEILVEVDRVLQDELLSVEGVEGQTLGGVAAVAEILNNADRALEASILEGVEEQRESLADEIRRLMFVFDDLVNIDDRGVMAILKEVSTDDLKLALKTASDDLREKIFRNMSSRAVTMLKEDMEIMGPVRVRDVEAAQQAILKVAKRLESEGKIQLMGKGGEEEYV, encoded by the coding sequence ATGCCCAAGAAGGAAGCCAGCGGCCTTTCCGGTCCGGAGAAGGCCGCCATCTTTTTGCTCACCTTGGGGGAGGATTTCGCCACCGAGGTGTTCAAGCGTCTGGATGACGACGAGATCAAGACCGTTGGCCGGCAGATGGCCAAGATGGAGCAGGTGAAGAAGGAGGACATCTCGGCCCTGCTCTCCGAGTTCCGGATGGAGGATGGCGACCACGACATCTATCTGTCCGGGGACGATCTCCTGGAGACCGCCCTCAAGAAGGCCCGGGATGGGGAGCGGGCCGGCGCCATCCTGGACGAGATCCGCTCCGACTGGAAGCTGACCCTGTTCCAGAAGGCCCGCAAGCTGGAGTCCAAGGTGCTCGTCAACTTCCTCAGGAACGAGCATCCCCAGACCGTAGCCCTGGTGATGGCGGTCCTCGACCATGCCCAGGCGGCCTCCATCCTGGCCGAGCTGCCGGAGAACCTCCAGGTGGAGGTGGTGATGCGGCTGGCGGAGCTGGACAAGGTCAGCCCCGAGATCCTGGTGGAGGTGGACCGGGTGCTCCAGGACGAGCTGCTGTCCGTGGAGGGGGTGGAGGGTCAGACCCTGGGCGGGGTGGCGGCGGTGGCCGAGATCCTGAACAACGCCGACCGCGCCCTGGAGGCCAGCATCCTGGAGGGGGTGGAGGAGCAGCGGGAGTCCCTGGCCGACGAGATCCGGCGGCTGATGTTCGTCTTCGATGACCTGGTCAACATCGACGACCGGGGCGTCATGGCCATCCTCAAGGAGGTCAGCACCGACGACCTCAAGCTGGCCCTGAAGACCGCGTCCGACGACCTCCGGGAGAAGATCTTCCGCAACATGTCGTCCCGGGCGGTGACCATGCTGAAAGAGGACATGGAGATCATGGGGCCGGTGCGGGTCCGGGACGTGGAAGCGGCCCAGCAGGCGATCCTCAAGGTGGCCAAGAGGCTCGAGTCCGAGGGCAAGATCCAGCTGATGGGCAAGGGCGGCGAAGAGGAATATGTCTAG